The Verrucomicrobiia bacterium genome includes a window with the following:
- a CDS encoding metallophosphoesterase — MKLNILHLADLHASEDDSIYLDSLAEGLSKDIGTFLDKELKPDLVCITGDLINKGELSKQEFALVERKFIQPIQSKLNLSDDAFFYCAGNHDVDRAQVSKSFEAGFVQEVFDQKSFRKFYSSFRADGPDHLMMSKKLHGYIAFLASHKNANLKHSSLFCNTYEFVANGLNIGIASLNSAWRSSQFGGDAGRLIVGEQVVMEAAERIRHCDLRLCLCHHPLEMLAAWDLKPVRQALAKHFHILLNGHVHDSDALSAKQLLGTLFVSTAGCLRPGDPFASYTLIHVNLDLEEITCHFRKWYPERETFDQELSKAAKGQATFSGIRNVSAAASAALQISVVRGRMQAQSQENDLVCPLDGLEEVELGEVFVDPVLTNKSGFDRDSEDQKTFSLDDLLKSKENLFIAGRPEFGKTTLLRYAKTFILSNDSLYETNVPVEFKFSDIPKGHPKNLIRLVSRIAGQTIEQTEAFASLGQLTLLVDDFNDRQDGDHDKRVSNLKSFYLTYPKCRYILMATEHIAQSLQFELLTLSSFFNAKIRYISSLNTARIRQLLQKWKAKQDFDLDTMLHQILYYYQHFQIPVTPLSVVLFLGVLFRKKKEKNIRNEAFLIENYLETILEKLNPSNREADLDFRDKEDFLADIAWQMVQRKKQKLEVNEFEQIKLAHFERQDEDVPHHGFFEAFFKKGVLIRDDGYICFRRRFWFNFFLAKALDREKEIEEELLGRDDVLKYTKALTYKAGLSRNDIELLKWVDERAMKEMQPLAEKFGGFELRDAGEDAPLHVISKAIAEEIREKNNDEEVDKRRDEMYLSYDEDKGSYEEQQMEQYDSLLTLQSDIIRNTTKIGVNDKRKFIENNVSSYLALMWCGLEVFREVLQKTDEEELFKLFFKGKKDATMEHKLRFVINHAQRIVHQIVPLSIVIYMNEHLGNPKLVKSFRILAQGTPSGTKKLFYNLLIFAQKPNEGIRELKTMITSASSITEDYIICGFLRSYCNENKVGDDILNKIVAILDSVRTKYAKRVKNAANEMPFLKDSFRPDTKKELQSKHII, encoded by the coding sequence ATGAAACTAAACATACTTCACTTGGCCGATTTACACGCGAGCGAAGACGACTCAATTTACCTCGACTCGCTAGCTGAAGGACTAAGCAAAGATATTGGCACGTTCCTCGACAAAGAACTTAAGCCGGATTTAGTATGTATTACCGGCGATTTGATAAATAAAGGAGAACTCTCAAAACAGGAATTTGCGTTGGTCGAACGAAAATTCATCCAGCCAATCCAATCAAAATTGAATTTATCCGATGATGCATTTTTTTATTGCGCTGGAAATCACGACGTGGATCGTGCACAAGTCTCAAAATCTTTTGAAGCGGGATTTGTACAAGAAGTTTTCGATCAAAAATCCTTTCGTAAATTTTATTCAAGCTTTCGTGCCGACGGTCCCGACCATTTGATGATGTCTAAAAAACTGCACGGGTATATTGCGTTCTTAGCGTCTCATAAAAATGCCAACTTAAAACACTCTTCTCTTTTTTGTAATACGTATGAGTTCGTTGCAAACGGGTTAAATATTGGTATTGCTTCTTTAAACAGTGCTTGGCGAAGCTCGCAATTTGGTGGCGATGCGGGGCGATTGATCGTCGGCGAACAAGTTGTGATGGAAGCTGCGGAGCGCATCAGGCATTGTGACCTGCGTCTTTGTCTTTGCCACCACCCTTTAGAAATGCTAGCAGCGTGGGATTTAAAACCCGTTCGCCAAGCTTTAGCAAAGCATTTTCACATTCTGTTGAATGGACACGTCCACGATTCTGATGCCCTATCTGCGAAGCAATTACTAGGGACTCTCTTTGTCTCTACGGCAGGTTGCCTGAGGCCGGGCGATCCGTTTGCGAGCTATACGCTCATTCACGTAAATTTAGATCTCGAAGAAATTACCTGTCATTTCCGCAAATGGTATCCAGAGCGAGAAACTTTCGACCAAGAACTATCGAAGGCTGCCAAAGGACAGGCTACCTTTTCCGGAATACGCAATGTATCAGCCGCGGCTTCGGCAGCGCTTCAGATTTCCGTGGTGCGTGGGCGAATGCAAGCTCAATCACAAGAAAATGATTTAGTGTGCCCACTTGATGGCCTTGAAGAAGTCGAATTAGGGGAAGTATTTGTTGATCCCGTTCTGACAAATAAATCAGGATTTGATCGAGACTCTGAGGATCAAAAGACGTTTTCTTTAGATGATCTACTCAAATCGAAAGAAAATCTCTTTATTGCCGGCCGGCCGGAGTTCGGGAAAACGACACTTTTGCGATACGCAAAAACCTTTATTCTGTCTAACGATAGTTTATATGAAACGAACGTGCCGGTTGAGTTTAAATTTTCCGATATTCCCAAAGGACATCCCAAAAATTTGATTCGTTTGGTTTCTCGGATTGCCGGCCAGACTATTGAACAAACCGAAGCGTTTGCCAGCTTAGGGCAACTAACACTGTTGGTGGATGATTTTAATGATAGGCAGGACGGTGATCATGATAAAAGAGTCTCAAACCTAAAGAGCTTTTACCTTACATATCCTAAATGTCGCTATATTCTAATGGCGACTGAACACATTGCCCAATCATTACAATTCGAGCTTCTAACCTTGAGTTCCTTTTTTAATGCAAAGATCAGATATATCAGCTCTTTGAACACAGCGAGAATAAGGCAGCTATTACAGAAATGGAAGGCAAAACAAGATTTTGATCTCGACACGATGCTGCATCAGATTCTTTACTATTATCAACATTTCCAGATTCCGGTGACACCATTGTCAGTAGTCCTTTTTTTAGGCGTTCTTTTCAGGAAAAAGAAGGAAAAAAACATTAGAAATGAGGCGTTCCTGATCGAAAACTATCTTGAAACCATCCTTGAAAAACTTAATCCAAGCAATCGTGAGGCAGATTTAGATTTTAGAGATAAGGAGGATTTTCTAGCTGATATTGCTTGGCAAATGGTGCAACGCAAAAAGCAAAAACTTGAAGTAAATGAGTTTGAACAAATTAAACTTGCCCATTTTGAGAGACAAGATGAGGACGTGCCGCATCATGGTTTCTTTGAGGCATTTTTTAAAAAGGGTGTGCTCATTAGAGACGATGGGTATATTTGTTTCAGAAGGCGGTTTTGGTTTAACTTCTTTCTAGCAAAGGCGCTAGATCGAGAGAAGGAAATTGAAGAGGAGCTTCTCGGACGAGATGACGTTCTTAAGTATACGAAGGCACTTACCTACAAGGCCGGTTTGTCGCGCAACGACATAGAATTGCTTAAATGGGTTGATGAACGTGCAATGAAGGAAATGCAGCCGCTAGCGGAGAAATTCGGCGGATTTGAATTGAGGGACGCCGGAGAAGACGCTCCTTTGCATGTTATAAGTAAGGCTATCGCGGAGGAAATCCGAGAAAAAAATAACGATGAAGAAGTTGATAAACGACGTGATGAAATGTATCTAAGCTACGATGAAGACAAAGGTAGTTACGAAGAGCAACAAATGGAACAATACGACAGTTTGTTAACCCTGCAATCCGATATCATTCGCAATACGACCAAAATTGGAGTCAACGATAAGCGTAAGTTTATTGAGAACAATGTATCATCATACCTTGCGTTAATGTGGTGCGGGCTGGAAGTTTTTAGAGAGGTGCTTCAGAAAACGGATGAGGAAGAACTATTTAAGCTCTTTTTTAAGGGGAAAAAGGATGCGACAATGGAGCACAAATTGCGTTTTGTCATAAACCATGCGCAACGCATAGTACATCAGATCGTGCCTTTATCTATTGTAATTTACATGAATGAACATTTAGGCAACCCGAAGCTTGTGAAGTCCTTTAGAATTCTTGCTCAAGGAACGCCTTCTGGAACAAAGAAATTGTTTTATAATCTTTTAATATTTGCACAAAAACCCAATGAAGGGATTCGGGAGTTAAAGACTATGATTACTTCCGCTTCATCAATAACGGAAGACTACATCATATGTGGGTTTCTAAGGTCGTATTGTAACGAAAATAAAGTCGGAGATGATATATTAAATAAAATTGTTGCCATTTTGGATTCCGTTCGTACGAAATATGCTAAACGAGTAAAGAATGCTGCGAATGAAATGCCTTTTTTGAAAGACTCTTTTAGGCCCGATACAAAGAAGGAACTCCAGTCTAAACATATTATTTGA
- a CDS encoding response regulator — protein MNRNLQILLIEDNDDDAAVFRYALKRAGIPNPLFVATDGQAAIQYLEGSHGYEDRLKYPFPSVIFTDIKMPRKTGFDVLEWLRAHPTCSVIPIIVLSGSSLSEDIKRAYEMGANAYLVKPSDAEVMQKMLKITYDFWAICEKPTLVAKKVFDATPTPGTEI, from the coding sequence GTGAACCGAAATCTCCAGATTTTGCTCATCGAAGACAACGACGATGATGCTGCCGTTTTTAGATATGCCCTGAAACGTGCTGGAATACCCAATCCCCTTTTCGTCGCAACCGACGGACAAGCAGCGATTCAATATCTGGAAGGCTCCCACGGTTACGAGGATCGTTTAAAATATCCATTCCCAAGCGTTATTTTTACGGATATTAAGATGCCGAGAAAAACCGGCTTCGACGTACTTGAATGGCTGCGAGCCCATCCAACGTGCTCAGTGATCCCCATCATCGTCCTCAGTGGTTCATCCCTATCGGAAGATATTAAGAGGGCCTATGAGATGGGAGCAAACGCCTATCTGGTAAAACCAAGTGACGCGGAAGTGATGCAGAAAATGCTCAAAATCACTTATGACTTTTGGGCCATTTGCGAGAAGCCCACGCTTGTAGCGAAAAAAGTTTTCGATGCGACGCCGACGCCTGGAACTGAAATTTAA
- a CDS encoding HNH endonuclease domain-containing protein, whose amino-acid sequence MNSGNPLIHEKTIWAFDLGKASIGEAVRLNDTFLHKASFLIPAEFAETKTAASRRRMWRTRIAHQERERWLGEVMLKAGIEPLIGRQTIKIDGKWQATVETEVQKLSRHRLEREFAAPGDPTCYTSSLLRIKLLLGEQLEAWQVYKAFHSAIQRRGYDANIPWKTRSQSKAKPGNAEDDEAGTQARMEEFIRQLEEMAPGKPVFHFPCYFEAWKMGLWDPAKPTQLKDRISCRAESTRNHIVPRKLVEKEIAALMEGAAKHYPQLKGLTKYLLYGPSETAYASYDAKLRRQYDLKEGGANDWQGVVGQKIPRFDNRIIGKCVLIPRMNVCKVRTDSKGAIHPQSKLAAEVAFLMKLKNMRIQRAGKSTSLSAKEIKAIIENPAFNNLAITEAAWKKKICAPLLAVALPGHESVEAPKISGRSRFCRPALDILKRLILSGESPKHFYDAEVAELKGNTNLLKGLVKDDLKFLLRMGETWEGIYIPNQRLDALVRSAESPDKAVRSLIGLQNDPIVRHRLSVFAERLTVFTAKFGEPESVVLEFVREDFMGRKAKLEYNKFIRDRATDRARAKKEAAEAGNSERAAGFKLELLNAQKGICLYTGDGLIPTELDQYVIDHVVPRAKGGPDAALNYVLTTRRTNDDKSNRTPYEWLSTTNGWDAYVNRVRERLTTLRHKKAQLLLSPIAETLVEKYTALAETAWISKLAQAILDLHFGWRNGTDMKGQKRVVIISGGLTGRIRRKYGLNRILNPDAEDEEEAEKKNRNDDRHHALDAMVISFIPTWARDPKKTGFFRFPENVNRQFFEREIKDVIPENICFEKAVLAETIYGARYSGERRIIVRRTEVITLAQKPVGPSKTKFDLEYAKKQIQTIRDFHIQQQLANFVSTGPTETMWNDFCRNFYLRRKNGLPGSAIRFVRVNVGDADEYKDMSKDGSGAFRRALKGHKGQFIYFDSKRKPKVRPVYAFESAPRVRIELIQNVGATAMVGFFQSGCLVELEKSISHNSTPLIPGKYKLNTILTDGRAKVTDSSGKMSLPISLEKMLAAGFKRVS is encoded by the coding sequence ATGAACTCTGGAAATCCTTTAATACACGAAAAAACTATTTGGGCCTTTGACTTGGGCAAAGCGTCCATCGGCGAAGCTGTCCGACTCAACGACACATTTTTACACAAGGCGTCATTCCTCATTCCTGCTGAATTCGCCGAAACAAAAACTGCGGCGAGCCGTCGTCGTATGTGGCGCACGCGTATTGCTCATCAAGAACGTGAACGCTGGCTCGGGGAAGTGATGCTTAAAGCCGGCATTGAACCGTTAATAGGACGGCAGACAATAAAAATTGATGGCAAATGGCAGGCTACAGTAGAAACCGAAGTTCAAAAACTTAGTCGTCACCGGCTTGAGCGCGAATTTGCTGCTCCGGGCGATCCGACTTGCTATACATCATCTTTGCTTCGCATTAAGCTGTTGCTTGGCGAGCAGTTGGAGGCCTGGCAGGTATACAAAGCATTCCACTCTGCCATTCAACGACGCGGTTACGATGCAAACATTCCATGGAAAACCCGGAGCCAAAGCAAGGCCAAACCAGGTAACGCCGAAGACGATGAAGCAGGAACGCAAGCACGCATGGAGGAATTTATAAGACAATTGGAGGAAATGGCTCCGGGCAAGCCCGTATTTCACTTTCCCTGCTACTTCGAAGCGTGGAAAATGGGACTTTGGGATCCTGCCAAACCGACACAGCTCAAAGACCGAATCAGTTGCCGCGCCGAAAGCACGCGCAACCACATTGTCCCTCGCAAATTAGTGGAAAAAGAAATAGCTGCACTAATGGAAGGCGCCGCAAAACACTATCCGCAGCTCAAAGGACTGACCAAATACCTACTTTATGGACCATCCGAGACGGCTTATGCTTCTTACGATGCCAAACTTCGCAGACAATATGATTTGAAAGAAGGCGGGGCGAACGACTGGCAAGGCGTGGTCGGTCAAAAGATCCCGCGATTCGACAATCGCATCATTGGCAAGTGCGTGCTCATTCCCCGCATGAACGTCTGCAAGGTTCGCACCGATAGTAAAGGGGCGATCCATCCGCAATCAAAATTGGCGGCAGAGGTCGCATTCCTCATGAAGTTAAAAAATATGAGGATTCAACGCGCAGGCAAGTCAACCAGCCTTAGCGCGAAAGAAATCAAAGCGATTATTGAGAATCCGGCTTTCAATAATCTCGCCATTACGGAAGCGGCTTGGAAAAAGAAGATATGCGCCCCGCTACTCGCCGTTGCATTGCCCGGGCACGAAAGCGTCGAAGCGCCCAAAATTTCTGGACGTAGTCGCTTTTGCCGTCCCGCGCTGGACATTCTAAAACGATTGATCCTTTCCGGGGAATCGCCAAAGCATTTTTATGACGCCGAAGTCGCCGAGCTTAAGGGCAATACCAATCTGCTGAAGGGGTTGGTTAAGGATGACTTGAAGTTCTTGCTCCGAATGGGTGAGACGTGGGAGGGGATTTACATTCCCAATCAGCGGCTCGACGCGCTTGTACGGAGTGCAGAGAGCCCAGATAAAGCCGTTCGCAGTTTAATCGGGTTGCAAAACGATCCAATTGTTCGCCATCGGCTGAGCGTATTCGCTGAACGATTAACGGTTTTTACCGCAAAGTTTGGCGAGCCTGAGAGCGTTGTTCTGGAATTTGTGAGGGAGGATTTCATGGGACGGAAGGCGAAGCTGGAATATAATAAATTCATCAGAGACCGGGCAACCGATCGGGCAAGAGCAAAAAAGGAGGCTGCCGAAGCCGGAAATAGCGAAAGGGCAGCGGGATTTAAATTAGAGCTGTTAAACGCGCAAAAAGGTATCTGCCTCTATACGGGCGATGGTCTAATTCCAACTGAACTGGATCAGTATGTCATTGACCATGTCGTGCCCCGCGCCAAGGGTGGCCCGGATGCTGCACTTAATTATGTCCTTACCACTCGGCGCACGAATGATGACAAAAGTAATCGCACCCCATACGAATGGCTTTCCACCACAAACGGGTGGGATGCCTATGTCAACCGTGTGCGCGAACGGTTGACCACCCTTCGTCACAAAAAGGCACAGCTCCTCCTTTCACCTATTGCCGAAACTCTGGTCGAAAAATACACAGCTTTGGCGGAAACAGCTTGGATTTCAAAACTGGCCCAAGCGATTCTTGATCTGCACTTCGGATGGCGGAACGGTACCGATATGAAAGGCCAGAAACGAGTGGTTATTATTTCGGGAGGCTTGACCGGTCGCATCCGTCGCAAATACGGATTAAATCGCATTCTTAATCCCGATGCCGAAGATGAGGAAGAGGCTGAAAAGAAGAATCGTAACGACGACCGTCATCACGCGCTCGATGCGATGGTGATCAGCTTTATTCCTACTTGGGCACGCGATCCAAAGAAAACCGGCTTCTTCAGATTTCCCGAGAATGTGAATAGACAGTTCTTCGAGCGAGAGATTAAAGACGTCATTCCAGAAAACATATGTTTCGAAAAAGCGGTTTTAGCTGAAACGATTTACGGCGCGCGTTATTCAGGAGAAAGAAGAATTATCGTGCGGCGAACAGAGGTGATCACCCTGGCACAAAAGCCCGTCGGCCCCAGCAAAACAAAATTCGATTTGGAATATGCCAAAAAACAAATCCAAACCATACGCGATTTTCATATTCAACAACAACTTGCTAACTTTGTCTCCACTGGCCCAACCGAAACGATGTGGAATGATTTCTGCCGGAACTTCTATTTGCGACGCAAAAACGGATTGCCTGGCAGCGCGATACGATTTGTTCGTGTAAACGTAGGCGATGCGGACGAATACAAGGATATGTCCAAAGACGGCTCTGGTGCCTTTCGCAGGGCGCTCAAAGGGCATAAAGGACAGTTCATTTATTTTGATTCAAAAAGGAAACCAAAAGTGCGGCCAGTGTATGCTTTTGAATCTGCCCCAAGAGTGCGAATCGAACTGATTCAAAATGTTGGGGCTACGGCCATGGTTGGTTTCTTCCAATCGGGCTGCTTGGTTGAACTTGAAAAATCCATTTCACATAATTCGACGCCTCTTATCCCGGGAAAATACAAATTAAACACCATCCTGACTGATGGTCGTGCAAAAGTTACGGATTCGTCGGGAAAGATGTCACTGCCAATCAGTTTGGAAAAAATGTTGGCGGCTGGCTTTAAACGAGTGAGTTAA
- a CDS encoding helix-turn-helix transcriptional regulator: protein MTTKHRFSNNLRLHRKKAGLRQREVARSLGLKSTDRISRWEHGTAVPHIVNLFRLAVIYDVSPQDLYQDIWLAIVQGIYARPPKDPPPSVSPEEGLSCHCE from the coding sequence ATGACCACAAAACATCGTTTTTCAAACAATCTTCGACTCCATCGCAAAAAGGCTGGATTGCGCCAGCGTGAGGTCGCTCGTTCACTTGGGCTCAAAAGCACCGACCGCATTTCCCGTTGGGAGCACGGAACAGCAGTTCCCCATATTGTGAACTTGTTTCGGCTCGCAGTGATTTACGACGTTTCGCCCCAGGATTTATACCAAGATATCTGGCTGGCTATTGTACAAGGGATTTACGCTCGACCGCCGAAGGATCCTCCTCCTTCTGTTTCGCCGGAGGAGGGGTTATCGTGCCATTGTGAATGA
- the cas2 gene encoding CRISPR-associated endonuclease Cas2 gives MKRVEKKSPFRMGWILTMFDLPVMTDTERKAATRFRNDLLDNGYLMIQFSVYARPCVSYEQMDTHIARIKKLIPTAGNVRLMFMTDEQWKKSYTVIGANYREDKRAKDSTIPDQVDFWE, from the coding sequence GTGAAGCGAGTCGAGAAAAAAAGCCCGTTTCGTATGGGTTGGATTCTGACCATGTTCGATCTGCCTGTGATGACAGACACGGAGCGCAAGGCCGCCACCCGGTTCCGAAACGATTTGTTAGACAACGGCTATTTGATGATTCAATTTTCCGTTTATGCGCGGCCATGCGTGAGCTACGAACAAATGGATACTCACATTGCGCGCATCAAAAAATTAATTCCAACGGCTGGAAATGTTCGACTGATGTTTATGACCGATGAACAATGGAAAAAAAGCTATACCGTGATTGGAGCAAACTATCGTGAAGACAAACGTGCCAAGGATTCGACGATTCCCGATCAGGTGGACTTTTGGGAATGA
- the cas1 gene encoding type II CRISPR-associated endonuclease Cas1: MSHHLLHVFKHGCVLSKDRGFLVCRGEDKSENRIPHEDVRAVIIAARGVTLTSSFVSAVLETDGIILHCNESYQPCGITAPLGRVIDNKAFLHQAERPVRLNNRLWQHLIRGKTVNQLKVLKMRQLTSPHLELAVKQDNFDEGNCARRYWQLYFPSIGWVSSSRDRKQENAPNKMLNYGYAVLGALCHRSLLIHGLSPLLGVKHTTRFHADPLVYDMMEPYRPAVDLMMSEFMVGEDISMKAWCKKIGTELRERRVERERYSLKLMDALDASASSLARSYAERSSEPFWVPQLS; encoded by the coding sequence ATGAGTCACCATCTACTTCACGTTTTTAAACATGGCTGCGTGCTGTCCAAAGACCGGGGATTTTTGGTCTGCCGTGGCGAAGACAAAAGCGAAAATCGCATTCCGCACGAAGATGTTCGTGCGGTAATCATCGCAGCACGTGGTGTTACACTCACATCCAGCTTTGTTTCTGCCGTTCTGGAAACGGACGGCATCATTCTGCATTGCAACGAAAGCTATCAACCCTGCGGGATCACAGCTCCCTTGGGACGAGTAATTGACAACAAAGCTTTTCTACACCAAGCGGAACGTCCTGTGCGGTTAAATAATCGGCTTTGGCAGCATCTCATTCGAGGTAAAACGGTGAATCAATTGAAGGTGCTAAAAATGAGGCAACTGACTTCGCCACACCTCGAACTTGCAGTTAAGCAGGATAATTTCGATGAAGGCAATTGCGCGCGCCGTTACTGGCAGCTTTATTTTCCATCCATTGGCTGGGTTTCCTCATCGCGTGACCGCAAGCAGGAAAATGCTCCCAACAAGATGTTAAATTACGGATACGCCGTCTTGGGGGCGCTTTGCCATCGCAGTCTATTGATCCATGGCCTATCGCCGTTGCTTGGAGTCAAACATACGACACGTTTTCACGCTGACCCGTTGGTGTACGACATGATGGAGCCCTACCGCCCAGCGGTTGACTTAATGATGTCGGAATTTATGGTTGGCGAGGACATAAGCATGAAAGCGTGGTGCAAAAAGATTGGCACGGAATTGCGAGAGCGACGAGTCGAGCGGGAGCGTTATTCTCTCAAGCTTATGGATGCATTAGACGCGTCTGCCTCATCACTTGCTCGCAGTTATGCGGAGAGATCATCCGAGCCGTTTTGGGTGCCTCAATTGTCGTGA
- a CDS encoding helix-turn-helix transcriptional regulator: MASSHLPNYLKTHRKRLGLTQDEIAYLLGVKSGSKVSRYESFSRVPNLETALAYKVIFGRPANELLAGIYHKIEKEVAARAKTLERKMSRSESDSQTARKREALADIAARTSKKIPKQP, from the coding sequence ATGGCTTCGTCTCACCTTCCAAATTATTTAAAAACGCATCGAAAACGCCTGGGCCTCACCCAGGATGAAATTGCCTACCTTTTGGGAGTGAAAAGCGGATCGAAGGTGAGCCGATATGAAAGCTTCTCCCGTGTGCCCAACCTTGAAACGGCGCTCGCCTACAAAGTGATATTTGGGCGTCCGGCAAACGAACTCCTTGCCGGCATTTATCATAAAATTGAGAAGGAAGTGGCGGCACGCGCCAAGACTCTGGAGCGCAAAATGAGTCGAAGCGAGTCAGACAGCCAAACGGCGCGCAAACGTGAAGCTCTGGCAGACATCGCAGCGAGAACATCGAAAAAAATTCCAAAACAACCATGA
- a CDS encoding recombinase family protein, producing MMKPTITDNQTIKEILAGKYRDCFLVYARKSTDEPNNQKNSLKYQRAENIKFSQREKLTVAQIALTSFCVDGIISERHSGFKEDSEVSITSTGLVQYGVERPKFLRLIQFLSKGFFKGVIVLCWDRISRNRGDDTVLRKLMKNGVKIRFVYANYENTSAGALHMDIDSMFSEHHSRVTSEKVTLITRSLREGGICTYKAPIGYLNEGTMKHKPLDPERSPIIRKIFQILAKKEWSLSDLADWANRQGLTSPPARRPRTAEELLAEEDDDVTIQPVSRPMTVTMVHKILTNPFYTGKILTHDGRYVQSKSHEALITESLFVQVQAVLKRKRVSVHYADKLDLPGRGLIRCADCTRLYTPYVKKGIQYFSARCRPGCPNLRKNFNVTFFEKKVSESLRHLSLTEAEIAELETRDRMDNPDPEVERLNSLDANDRRQRKLREDLAYLHDNKLSLLKAGTYSPDGFVQEEIKLAVEIKRLGSSEPLGASTHEVLSDIIKLSELIKNGSAYHSFANFREKQEFLTLIFSELFISGNTLTYQCRNGFKALESRFIPVCDHTGWLSEALQNNNLLKESIEGLKHILGPTRAMGP from the coding sequence ATGATGAAACCAACCATCACCGACAACCAGACGATAAAGGAGATATTGGCGGGTAAATACCGCGATTGTTTTCTGGTATATGCCCGAAAAAGCACCGATGAACCTAATAATCAGAAGAATTCCTTGAAATACCAGCGCGCCGAAAATATCAAATTCAGTCAACGGGAAAAATTGACGGTCGCACAGATTGCACTCACCAGTTTCTGCGTGGATGGAATTATTTCGGAACGGCATTCTGGCTTTAAAGAGGATAGTGAAGTTTCCATTACCAGCACCGGCCTCGTCCAATACGGGGTCGAGAGGCCGAAATTTCTTCGACTTATTCAGTTTTTAAGCAAAGGCTTTTTTAAAGGGGTTATAGTCCTCTGCTGGGATCGTATTAGTCGCAATCGAGGTGACGACACCGTTTTGCGCAAATTGATGAAAAACGGGGTAAAAATTCGATTCGTATACGCCAACTATGAAAATACCAGTGCCGGGGCATTGCACATGGACATTGACAGCATGTTCTCTGAACATCATTCGCGAGTCACGAGCGAGAAAGTGACGTTGATCACCCGAAGTTTGCGTGAGGGTGGCATCTGCACCTACAAAGCCCCCATCGGGTATCTGAACGAGGGCACGATGAAGCATAAGCCTTTGGACCCGGAACGATCCCCTATAATCAGGAAAATATTCCAAATTCTCGCAAAGAAGGAGTGGAGCCTGTCTGACCTGGCAGACTGGGCAAACCGACAGGGACTAACCAGTCCTCCCGCGAGGCGCCCGAGAACGGCGGAGGAACTGCTGGCAGAGGAAGACGACGATGTAACCATCCAGCCCGTTTCGAGACCGATGACCGTCACGATGGTGCACAAAATTCTCACCAATCCATTTTATACCGGCAAAATATTGACTCACGATGGCAGATATGTTCAAAGCAAAAGTCATGAAGCCCTCATCACCGAGTCACTTTTCGTCCAAGTGCAAGCGGTGCTCAAAAGAAAAAGGGTCAGCGTGCATTATGCCGATAAGCTTGATTTACCCGGCCGAGGATTAATTCGCTGCGCCGATTGCACCCGGCTTTACACGCCGTATGTCAAAAAAGGCATCCAATATTTCAGCGCGCGCTGCCGTCCAGGATGCCCCAATCTCCGCAAGAATTTCAATGTCACGTTTTTTGAGAAAAAGGTCAGCGAAAGTTTGCGACATCTTTCGCTTACCGAAGCGGAAATAGCCGAATTGGAAACACGTGACAGAATGGACAATCCCGATCCCGAGGTTGAAAGGCTAAATAGCTTGGACGCAAATGACCGCCGCCAAAGAAAGCTCCGCGAAGATCTTGCGTATTTGCATGACAATAAACTCTCGCTTCTTAAGGCCGGCACATACTCACCGGATGGCTTTGTGCAGGAGGAAATCAAGCTTGCAGTCGAGATTAAACGGCTCGGGTCCAGCGAGCCATTGGGCGCTTCGACGCACGAAGTCCTGAGCGATATAATAAAACTTTCAGAACTTATAAAAAATGGCTCTGCGTATCACTCCTTTGCCAATTTTCGAGAAAAACAAGAATTTCTCACATTAATCTTTTCAGAACTTTTCATTTCCGGAAATACCCTTACGTATCAATGTAGAAATGGATTCAAAGCTTTAGAAAGCCGTTTTATCCCCGTGTGTGACCATACGGGGTGGCTTTCAGAAGCATTGCAAAACAACAATTTGCTCAAAGAAAGTATTGAGGGCCTCAAACACATCCTCGGTCCAACTCGCGCAATGGGTCCCTGA